A stretch of Arachis hypogaea cultivar Tifrunner chromosome 15, arahy.Tifrunner.gnm2.J5K5, whole genome shotgun sequence DNA encodes these proteins:
- the LOC112750198 gene encoding uncharacterized protein, translating into MQHDEVIWHVIRHNHCSFMAKITTGNFCRNPYNVTGLCNRSSCPLANSRYATIREENGVFYLYMKTIERAHMPNKLWERVKLPRNYEKALEVIDKHLMYWPKLLIHKTKQRLTKMTQMRIRMRKLALKTREKIMTTPRKEIKREARRQEKAEKAALLEKSIEKELLERLQKGVYQQSDIYNYPIEQYNKVLDMDNLQPAEEEEEEAEIEYVEGYDELEEEDDMEDFVNFRIDDAGDDDNDENAGSSEDEEAEAAAQRRVKRKNKLASMKSEKDSVDLKSKKAKVLVEVERDDADERQREVSVR; encoded by the exons ATGCAGCACGATGAGGTTATATGGCACGTTATCAGGCACAACCATTGTAGTTTCATGGCCAA AATTACGACGGGGAATTTTTGTAGAAACCCTTACAATGTTACTGGACTTTGCAATCGAAGCTCATGCCCCTTAGCTAACAGTCGCTATGCTACTATACGAGAGGAAAATG GTGTGTTTTACCTTTACATGAAAACTATAGAAAGAGCTCATATGCCAAACAAGTTGTGGGAAAGAGTTAAGCTGCCAAGGAATTATGAAAAGGCACTTGAAGTCATTGACAAACATCTG ATGTATTGGCCTAAGCTTCTTATACACAAAACAAAGCAACGATTGACCAAAATGACCCAGATGCGGATACGCATGAGGAAACTTGCGTTGAAGACAAG GGAGAAAATAATGACAACTCCAAGGAAGGAGATAAAGAGAGAGGCTAGAAGACAAGAGAAGGCTGAAAAGGCAGCTTTGTTAGAAAAG TCTATTGAGAAAGAGCTACTGGAGCGCCTTCAAAAAGGAGTTTATCAACAAAGTGACATTTACAATTATCCTATTGAACAATACAATAAAGTTCTTGATATGGACAACCTTCAAcctgctgaggaagaggaggag GAAGCAGAGATAGAGTATGTGGAAGGTTATGATGAACTTGAAGAGGAAGATGACATGgaggattttgttaattttagaatTGATGATGCTGGTGATGATGACAATGATGAAAATG CTGGAAGCTCTGAAGATGAAGAGGCAGAAGCAGCTGCTCAGAGAAGGGTGAAACGGAAGAATAAGTTAGCTTCAATGAAATCTGAGAAGGATTCTGTTGATCTTAAATCAAAGAAGGCAAAGGTCCTTGTTGAG GTTGAGCGTGATGATGCCGATGAAAGACAAAGGGAGGTATCAGTACGGTAG